The genomic interval CTGCGCTGGAAGAAGCAGCTAAACGGCCTATAATCGGTTCCCCCGACGGGGAAATCGAGCAGACAGAGCCTATTTGAGAGTACGTAGGAGTGGCTAGTTCCACTTGAACCCTTGCCCACTGCATCATGATGTGTTCTTGTGTTGCAACCTGAGTGAGGTCAGTGGATTCTGTTCGTTGCAGCGGCGGAACAATACAGAGCAGAAGAGGGAATAGGAGCGAGATCGAATTATGGATAGCATGAGACTTACTGGCAAATTACAAATATCGAACTCGACATCTTGCGACGTATTCCCATAAAAGCCTTCCAGAAGCATATATGTAGCCCCGACATCAGCAGCGAGCTGAGACCCGGGGCCTTCGTATGCGTACAGGCAAGGGATGGGAGTCGCAGACAGTCTTTGCCTCAAGGTGCAATCATGCAGATAAGCAATTAGTTCTTGGGTTGAGTCCTGTTCTGTTCATATGTGAGTGCCGGGTTCAGCTCCTAGCCGGGCCAGGATTCACCACTTTTCACTCTTCCGAGCCCTTGCAACCGCCCGAGCAAAGTCTGCCCACCAGGACGGAGATATACAGCATGGCTGCCGGTGTGAATATGAAGTCGGGGGACCCGAAAATGATAGATCCAACATACCGGGAAGAACCAAGTATTTTAAAGCGTTGATATCTTGGAGACAGGGTGGATTTATCAAACTGACTCCTGTGGGGTGTGGGAAAAGGGTCGGTTTCCTACAAGCGGACGAGGAAAGTAAAAGCGAGCGAGGAAACCGAAAtgaaaataatatattaacgaCTAAAAAATCTGGCCAACACAGTAGTAAGTTGTCAAAAACCAGGAATTATATAAGGAAATATTTTACGGGTTTAATAATctttttaatatagtaataTCAACGTTTAATTTCCCGCTTCCTTTACGTTATTTTCGCTTTTCCTTGTTTACTTTTGCTTTCCTATATAATACCTACTGATAAGCTAACACTTAAACGCCTCGGATTAATAACTTTAAATACATATCAGAATACTATTTAAAGTATTAAATACATTACCGAGGGAATTAGACTCTTTAAAAAGGCAGTTCTCGAGCTATCATAGGGTCGTATCTTTTATAGGAGTTATCGGTTTTACTATTCTTATAGCTTTACCACTTCGTTTAACTTTGACGGTGTACGATTTCTTACGAATAAGATATACTACACTTCCTCTCTTCCATAGCCAAAGTTTATATTTACAAACACCTAGATACTCCACCGATAAAGTCGCTCTCTGTCAGATAGATACCCTAACTGAAATTCCTCCTCGATAAGAACCCCGTCGTCGGTCTCCCAAACCTAAGCAACGTAACCAAATCACAGTAACACTCTTTTGATGTATATAGGCTTCAATTTTGCTATTTTTATCGAAAGTTAGTTAGGGGAAGGAGACTAATGCAACGAGTATCACCGTgtccctttcctttcctgGCACGGGCCGCGAATTTACAAGGGGAACAAGGGGAACAAGGGGAACAAGGGGAACAAGGGGAACAAGGGGAACAAGGGGAACAAGGGGAACAAGGGGAACAATGGAACACGCCAGCAAAGACGTGGTTGTTCGTGCATTCAAGGACGCCAAGATCGACCTTCGTGGCTGGAGTCAATCAAGTACCGGGCAGGCACCTGATTATATCAACAAAAAAGGCGGTCTTGCATAACCCCCACAGTGCGGAACAGCCTAGTCGAAGCTGGATCCCGCGAGGCCTTGCATTAGTTTCCTGGTTTCATGCGTGTTTCCTGTTTCTTCCACATGCGGTTGCATACATTTAAGGCATAGTTTTATGAGACTCCTATGCTGGCAAGTAAACCACCTGATCACAGGCCTTTTGCTCCCAGTGTGGACGAAACCCCTGATGCCTTTCTTGACTTTTCCAGTTAATTTAAATGGTCCCAATTAGTAGGGTTTTTCGTGCTTGCAAGCTGTGGTAAATAATGTAAAGTCTTTTAAGGAGCTGGAAGGACGAGGGGTTTACTTCCACAGGTCGGCCGGTCAGAGCAAATACTGTATGGGATTTGCTGGTTCCGATATCGTGGATCTGATAAGGGGTAAGCTTGGAAACGGTTATTATGACATGGGTGCCATGAGGATCCCCAACATCGGCTCGATGAAATCGACACTCAATCTAATCAAGAGCCCGTCCCTGCTCAACATTCCTAACAGTCTGGTTGAGTATGTGTACACGGTTTACGCGGTGGACAGCCAGGGTAATCCGACTTACTATGAGACATTCTGCTACTAGTACCAGAATAAGGACAGTCCCGAGTGCGTTTCTCCAAGCTGGTGATAGCCCTACATAAATGTTGGAAGCAGCTGATACTTTCATTTTGCAGTGCGTCGAAGTTCGAAAATGCTATCAAAAATGTGCTCAAGGAGTTCCAGTCCGAGGTACAAATCTACGTCGACAAGGGATAGGACAACTACCCCACCAGGGATTTTCTCATGTTTCCGCAAGACCTGTCATACGCCGATACTATGGCGGGCGAGCTAGCTAATAGGTGTGTGAGCACTCCATATATGGCGTTTCATAATAACTCAGAGTGTTTCTTAGTTCCACCGGCCTCTTTTGACCAGGCACTCACCGAGACTTTGTCGGACTATGCAGACTTCGTCCAAGCTGACCAGAAAGGCTGGTTTCGCGTTGAGGGCGGCATGTCGGTCGTCACTGATACCATGGCAGCTCGTCTGAAGAGCACCATCTGGCCCCAAGCCGGCGCCACATCCATTGATGTGTCGCTCTCCACACCCGCTGTAGCTATATCTTTGGCTTCTGATGGAAGGACTATTCAAGTCACTACAGGCGGTGAGAAGGCCTCAACAAATTCCTACGACATggtcttcaacaccacagctCTAGGGCCTCTCCAGCAGATGGATCTCTCAGGTCTCAATCTCGACCGTGACATTCTCGACGGCATTCGTGCCCTCAGCTACGACCGGGCTACCAAAGTGgccatcaacttcaacaagCGCTGGTGGACGGGTTTCTACCCCAATGTCGACGCCGTGCACCATGGTGGCGGTGTATCTAGCAGCGACTTGCCCCTCGGCTTCACTGTCTATCCCTCGTGGAACAACGGCGACGGCACCAACGTTCTCATCGCCTCATGCACCTGGGCCCAAGATGCGTCCCGCATGGCAGCCCTTGTCCCGGACTACACTgatccctcaacaccaacaccaagctaCACCGGCCCCATCGCCGCAGTCTGCCTCGAGGAGTCTCCGACTTTGAAAGATTTCCACGGTTACTACATCACCCATCACGCCTGGGCCTGGTCCCATGACCCGTGCACCTGTGGTGCCTTTGCTCTCTTTGGACCGGGACGGTTCCAAAACATATACCCAGAGTTCCGACAACTTCTCGCCAATTCGCGGCTTACCATCTGAGGCTAGGCTATCAGCGCGCACCACGCGTGGATCTCCGGTGCGTTGGGCAGTGTTCTCTTCTCTGTGATCAAATTCTTGCGGCAAGGTCGACAGAATCGCCGGATATGGCAACCAAGGCGCTCAAGTTGCTTGCTTCGGACTCTAACCCAGATAAAAAGCATTTCGAGAAGGACGAACGTGGTGAGCACCCGGAGGGGGATGAAAGGTTGGCGTACTGGTGTGCCGAGCCTAGCGCGATGAAATGAGCAGATTCTTTGGGACATCACAGTTGAAGTAACGTAAAAAGGTGCttggaaggtggaggaggaaaatgaCATGGGTTCGATTTTACTGGAAAGTGCAAATCACACacgtacctacctagtaACACGAGACATACATCCAACAAACTCCTATATATGTTCAATCTTGCTACCCTACTATTTATTAAACgtggaaggaaaaggcatTGGGCTTGCAAGAAGAACAGAATGCCATTCCCCCTACAGATTGTCCTGTACGCCGGTAAAAACTTTCCCAAGTGTCTATGAAAGCGAAACCAACCCTAGCCTGCTGAGCAGCTTTATAGGTTTGTGCAAAAGGCAGTCCCCGTGAAATCACGCCAGAAGGTGAAGTCAAAGCCAGGGCTGTATTGCGCCCAGCCTGTCCGCCAGAAACCGACGTTTGCGTCCATAAAAGCGTTGTAGTTATCGACAAAGGGATATTTGGGGCCTGAAAATACAGTCCCTAAAGAATTGTGCTTTGTTTTAGTCTTTGATTTGCAACCCACTCAAGCTTGACCCAATCCTCTGGTTAAAAGCTCCAAATCCaatgcggaggaggggaggctAGGGTTCAAACCCAGAAGACagatatataaagtattatacaTACTTTGGTAGTTGCACCCAGCAAGCACAGCCTGGCCCACTGTTAGGTAGTAGATGGTGCGCGCGGGGACAAAGTTCCCGTCGTTGAAAAAGTTGCGCCATCCGATAGTGCATTGGTCATAATCGCTGTGGACTGGGAAAGTCTTGCCTGTCCCACTGTACGACTTGGGTGTTTGTCTGCGAGAAAGGTGTTTTGCACTTGGTTGGCGAAGACCTCGGCTCTCAAGGGACTCCCCAATGGTAGCCAGTGTCGATAGGTCGAtctggtgggtggtggagttcCCGTGCTCGTCGAAGGTCACAGCATAGAAGCCGTCTGGTGTGCCCTCGGGGACAACATAGCCGAGGGTGCTGGCAACCAGGGGAAGAAAAGCGAGGATGGCCCTGAACAGCATTCTGAAAAGTCGATCAATAGACGGACACTGAACTCGAATAATTGAGAAGATATACTGCTTCAATACTCAGTACAGTAAGTTTGTTTTGATCCGGACGACAGACAAAACAATCAGAACCACAGAAGAAAGAACCATTATATAGGTAAGGTGGACCGTCTCCAGTGTATAGTTCATTGTTGACACCATGTGGACCTCACAGGGATGGCGGACACTTCGGCTACCTGTCGTGATCCTTCGAGCGAATATCATTACGCGAAAGATGAAGTCGGGGCGATATACCCAGTATTTCCTAGCTCTATAGGTAACTTGCTCTAGCTAACCTGTAAACAAAGCCCATTCCGTCGTGAGGATTACCAtgtggctgttggtgatTATCAACCTTACCTAGACACATTAGGCATCTTCAGCGAACTTATTATGCAGGATACGCCAGTAGGTCTGCACATAAGCACACTGCTGCACAAGGTTCTACATCAGATTGGCGTATTGCGGACTACGTATTTCCCTTGCGTATAGCGTATAGCTTACGGCGTTTTGGCGCAGTGGCCCAGGCTTCCTGACGCCCGCACCTTTTTCTCATTCCGGCTAGTAGCATCTGGGACTTTCACCAATTCACCACAGTTTCGGCTCACAGTTCGGTTACCTGGCTTCCCTATGTGCTGTATTGTTGCGAACTATCACCATCGATGCAGGGACAACTGTTGGCCTTCAACTTCACGTAATGAAATCAGATGTTGAGCTTAGGTAcaagtacctaggtaggaAGGTTGGTATAGGTCATGAATGCCGCATCTATTGTTGCTACCTATCTGATAAACgtggaaggaaaaggcagtGTGGctgcaagaagaacaggaTACTCTTCCCCCCTGCAGGTTGGCTCACACGCCGGTAAAAACCTTCCTAAAAGGAAAACCACACTGGAGAACGACAAGTGAGTGCTTTAGGTAAGGTTGTCGCAGAAGTTGGTGCCACTGAGATCGCGCCAGAAGGTGAAGTCGATGGTCGGGAACAGGGTGCCGGAATGATAAAAGAAATGCACCCAGCCCGTCCTCCACCATCCGGCGTTGCCGTCCATGAACCCGTTGAAGGAGTCGACAAGGGATGCACCGTGATTGACCTCAGCATCTGCAAGCGAGGTCAGTTAGCTTTGGGCATTGCAGTATGATATAGTATGTGATCTTACACTTGTAGTTGCAGCCCGCAAGTACAGCCTGGCCCGACACGGCGAAGTACTGTGTTCTGGACGGAACATGACTTCCAGCGTTGAAGAAGTTCTTCCATCCTTGGGTGCATGCATTGTAGTCGGCTTGGTTTGGGAAAGTTCTCCCCGTTGCACCCCACGAGTTCACCTGT from Podospora pseudoanserina strain CBS 124.78 chromosome 6, whole genome shotgun sequence carries:
- a CDS encoding hypothetical protein (COG:H; EggNog:ENOG503P1JD); amino-acid sequence: MGAMRIPNIGSMKSTLNLIKSPSLLNIPNSLVEYVYTVYAVDSQGNPTYYETFCYYASKFENAIKNVLKEFQSEVQIYVDKG
- a CDS encoding hypothetical protein (COG:H; EggNog:ENOG503P1JD), which codes for MAARLKSTIWPQAGATSIDVSLSTPAVAISLASDGRTIQVTTGGEKASTNSYDMVFNTTALGPLQQMDLSGLNLDRDILDGIRALSYDRATKVAINFNKRWWTGFYPNVDAVHHGGGVSSSDLPLGFTVYPSWNNGDGTNVLIASCTWAQDASRMAALVPDYTDPSTPTPSYTGPIAAVCLEESPTLKDFHGYYITHHAWAWSHDPCTCGAFALFGPGRFQNIYPEFRQLLANSRLTI
- a CDS encoding hypothetical protein (EggNog:ENOG503PEUG), yielding MQFKALLALLPLVATTALGFVVPEGTPNGFYEVTVGDDGNTTTVEIDPSTHAVIGEPLENRSLPRRSAKLRRQVNSWGATGRTFPNQADYNACTQGWKNFFNAGSHVPSRTQYFAVSGQAVLAGCNYKYAEVNHGASLVDSFNGFMDGNAGWWRTGWVHFFYHSGTLFPTIDFTFWRDLSGTNFCDNLT